The Alkalihalobacillus sp. TS-13 genomic interval AGCGCCTTTTAAAAGATTTAGAAGTTTTAAAAGCCCACCCTAACGTGGGGGATGTGCGCGGTAAAGGGTTATTATTGGGAATTGAACTTGTAGAAGACAAACGTACAAAAGATCCTATCGAGTATTCAAAAATAGAAACCGTTATGAAAGCCTGCAAAGATAAAGGCCTTCTTATAGGTAACAATAAAGACACTGTTGCCGGGCACAACAATATTATTCAGTTATGCCCCCCTTTAAGCATAACGGAACAGGATTATCAATTTATCGTAGAAACCTTATTAGAAAGCTTTCAGTCTATTTAATCTTTTTATACTACTTGAGAAGGAGTGTGAGGTATGCAAGCAACTATCCGAGACTATGAAAGCGTTTTAAGAGACAAAACAGATGTTCAGAAAATGTATATAAATGGTGACTGGATCGAGAGTTCTTCAAAAAAAACGAGGGAGATTTTAAACCCAGCAAATAATGAAGTTATTGCCACAGTCACACAAGCCGACTCCAGCGAAGTGGATTTTGCCGTCCAATCCGCTAAGGCTGCTTTTTATAAGAATGGTTGGAATACCACTTACGCACGAACAAGGGCGGATCTTCTATTAAAAGTAGCAGATAAATTAGAGGAAAGAAAAGAAGAGTTTGCCATGCTGGAAACATTAAACAATGGGAAGATATACGAGGATTCTATGGTAGATATAGAGGATGCTATTAACCAATTTCAGTATTATGCGGGTCTTGCGACCAAACCTCATGGTCAAACCTATGAGGTTCCAGATGAAATACAGGCAATGGTAGTACGTGAGCCTATGGGGGTAGCAGCTTTAATCGCTCCATGGAATTATCCGCTCGTAATGGCTACGCAAAAAATGTCAGCAGCTCTAGCAGCAGGATGTACTGTAGTTGTAAAACCAGATAAGCAGACTCCCCTTACTCTCATCAGGCTATTTGAAGTCATTGATGAAGTCGGTTTTCCAAAAGGGGTTGCCAATCTAGTTTTAGGAACTGGATCAATAATCGGTGACACGTTGGTGAATCATCCAGATGTAGATAAAGTTTCTTTTACTGGAAGTACTGATACTGGAAAGCACATTATGAAAAACGCAGCAGATACGGTGAAAAATATTAGTTTAGAACTTGGTGGCAAATCACCAAATATTGTTTTTGCCGATGCGGATTTTGATACTGCTGTTGATTATGCATTGCTGGGTATCTTTGCTGGTACGGGACAAATTTGCTCAGCTGGTTCTCGGTTGATTCTGGAAAGCAGTTTATATGAGCAATTTGTAGAGGAGCTTATCGCTAGGGCAAAGAAAATTAAAATTGGGCCTGGTTGGGATGAAAATACAGAAATGGGTCCACTGATATCAAAAGATCACATGAACAGGGTGCTCGATTATATTCGAATCGGTAAAGCTGAAGGTGCAGAACTTCTATGCGGGGGGAAGCAAGTAGTAGACGGCGACCTGGCTCAAGGCAATTATGTTGAGCCGACGATCTTTTCACACACTACGCCTGAAATGCGAATTGTTCAGGAAGAAATTTTCGGTCCTGTGCTCGTTATTCAAGTGTTTGATACGGAAGAAGAAGCAATAGAATTAGCAAATGGTACTGACTATGGGCTTGCTGCGGCTGTTTTCACAAATGATGGCGCTAAAGCTCAGAGAGTGATTCGAAAGCTTCAAGCAGGTATAACCTGGATTAACACCTATCACCCTACGTTCAATGAAGCTCCTTGGAGTGGTTACAAACAAAGTGGTTTCGGCGGTGGAGACCTTGGAACCTACGGTTTTGAAGAATATTTGTATAAGAAGCAAGTTAACACAGCATTGGAAGTCAAACCCTCCGGTTTTTATAAAGGGTGATAGAAAGGTTATAGGAGGCACACCCTCATGAATAGTTTTGATGTTGTGGTGATTGGTGCTGGCATTATCGGATGCAGTGTTGCATACCACCTATCTAAAGCAGGATACACTGTAGCGCTAGTTGACAAAGGGGATGTCGCTTCAGGTACTTCTAGTCGTTGTGATGCAGTTGCTCTAATTTGTGACAAAAAACCTGGCATAGATACTGAAATGGGTTTTACAAGTATTCAACTATATAAACAATTGGCTAAAGAGTTATCCTTTGACTTTGAATTTTCTTCCAGAGGTAGCTTATATGTGTGCGAAACAGATCAAGAACTGGAAATCGCTAATTACTATGTCAATGAACAGGCAGCAGCCGGGTATGTCATGAAAATGGTAGATGGAAAAGAACTACTGGACATTGAACCATATTTGGCCACGGACTTAGCGGGAGGAATATGGACAGAAGTAGATTCTACCATGAACCCGTATCTCGTTTGTTTTGCCTTTGTAGAAGAAGCAAAAAAATATGGTTTAAAACTTTTTTCTAACCATGAAGTGAAAGCGATCAAAAAGAGGCCAGATGGTAGTGTTGAGGCTGTTGTTACTGATAAAACGACGATACACACAAAAAAGGTTGTAAATTGTGCCGGTGTATGGGCAGGTAAGATTGGCCAAATGGTAGGAATCGATATTCCCATAAAGCCACGAAAAGGGATGGTCCTAGTATCAGAAAAAACAAAGCCTGTCGTTAGTCAAAAGGTTCATGAATTTGGTTATATGTTATCGAAATTTGAAGATATAAACTATTCACGCAATGTAAGCAAAGTGGTTGAAGAAAACAATATTGCTTTTACGATTGAGCCAACAGAAGCAGGAAATTTCCTTTTAGGAGGACACCGCTCATTTAAAGGGTATGACATTACATCTGAAAATAGAGTTATGCGTGGTATTGCAGAAAGAGCTTTACGTTTCTTACCCGTTTTGAAGGACATAGCATGTATTCGTTCTTATGCAGGGATTCGACCATGGGTTGTTGATCATTTGCCAATTGTTTCAGATGTAGAAGAAGTGCCAGGTTTTTATATAGCTAGTGGACATGAAGGTGACGGAATTAGTATGGCGCCGATTACTGGTAGAATGATGACCCAATTAATCTCAAACCACGAAACAGATTTTAATATTGATCGATTGAAATTCTCTCGCTACAAACAATCAAGTCAAATTATTTAATCAAAAAGATATTAATAGGAGGAATTTAATATGTACAAACCTACAGGGATGATTCCGGCTATGCCTACACCTTTTAATGATGAAGGAAATATAGACTTTGATTCTTATAATAGATTAATAGATCATTTGATAGATGGCGGGGTTCACTGCCTGCTTGCCGGTGGCAGCACAGGTGAATATTCCTTAATGTCTATGGATGAAAGGAAATCCGTCTTAAAGGCGGCTGTTGAAACGGCTAAAGGCCGCGTACCAATCATGGCCGGTACAAGCGCCCATAAAACAGAGGATACGCTTGAACTTACAAGATATGCAGCAGAAATCGGTGCTGACTGTGCTCTTGTGATCAATCCCTATTATTTAAAAACGAGTGAACAAGGCATTCTTGATTATTACACGAAACTTGCAAAAAACGCTGATATAGGCATCGTCATTTATCACTATCCCGTAGCAACGAGTGTTGAACTTTCGCCAGAATTAATAGCAGAATTGAGTAAAATCGATGGTATTGTTGGTGTCAAAAATACGACAGATCAAGAACATACCTGTAAAGTGATTGCTCTTACAAAAGATCAAGATGATTTCTCTGTTTTAACTGGATTTGAACACCTGATTTTACCAACGTTAGCAGTCGGTGGAGATGGGGCAACAGGAATCGTACACAATTTGGTGCCAAAAGAAATTGTTCAAATGTATAAATTATTTACTGAAGATAGAGACATTGAAGGAGCTATTGAAATAAACCAAAAACTTCTTCCTCTTTATGATTATGTAGAAGCTGAACCTGTTCCAGGACCGGTAAAAGCAGGTTTAGACATTCTGGGGATTAAAGGAGGTCATGTACGCGAACCACTCGTACCAGCCTCTGAAGAATTGAAACAAAAAATGGGACAAGCACTTTCTGAGCTAGGTTACGAAGTTCAAACTGTTTAATTTGCAGCAATGGAGAATATGTAACATGAGATAGGATGTGAGAAAGTGTCTATAAATCAATCTCGAGAATATGGCCGCATTAGTGAAGGATCCAATACAAGAATACAGATGAAAAAAGGACAGTATGTCTCGGGGTATTCAGTTGGAATTTTATTTTTAGATGGTTGCTGGTATCCGACCTTGCCTGGAAATGTAGCGAATCTATCCACATATGACTTTCCAGTAGTGATGAAAGTAGTACCCGGTTGCACGCAAGAAAGAATACATGCAGGTGATCCAACATTAGTGGACGATATTATTGCTGCAGCCCTAAAATTTGAAAAAGAAGGGGCTAAGGTAATTTGTGGGGCTTGCGGTTTTTTGGGGAATTATCAAGAGCAAGTCGCTAATGCGGTTGATATACCAGTATTTTTATCAAGTGTTATTCAACTCCCATGGATCAAACAGGGATTAAAATCAGAACAAAGCGTGGGGGTTTTAACAGCAGATATCAATGGGTTGACAGATGATCTTTTTCATAGCTGTGGAGTCGATAATACTGAATATATAAAAGTGAAAGACTTGGGAAGGCTCCCAGAATTTTCAGCAATAACTGAAAGCAGAGGAAGTTTTGACACCGATATCGTTCGTAGAGAAGTTGTGAAGGCTTCTCTGGAACTTGTCCATAACCATCCAGATATGGGAGCTGTACTGCTTGAATGTAGTGACCTTCCACCATATGCTGCAGATATTCAAAGGGCAGTTGGTTTGCCGGTATATGATTTTATTACAATGATTCGGTGGGCGCATATGGCGACATCACAAAAACCCTACGGTGGCTTTCTATAACAAGGAGGTGGAATGGCGGTGATAAGTGATGACGATAAAATTATATGCAGATGTGAGGAAGTATCTTTAAGTACGATTAAAGACATAGTCCATCATTTTCATTGTTCTTCCCGTGAAGTGAAATTAAGAACGCGTGCTGGAATGGGATATTGTGGAGGGAGAATATGTCGAACAATTATAGAAAAAGTTGTGCAAGACATCAACAATGAGAAGGTTAGCAATGAAAGTCAACTCAGCTATCGTCCGCCTATACGGCCAGTAACCTTCGGGCAGTTAGGAGGTAGCTGGAATGACGATGAGAGTTGAATGCCACCCTGTTCTAGGAAATTTGGAAAACCAACGGAGAATAACAATCTATTACGATGATCAAGCCTATCAAGCTTATGAAGGCGATACCATAGCATCAGCCATGATGGCAGAAGGAGTAAAGACATTAAGATATCATGAAGTTAGCGGGAAAGGAAGAGGGGTTTATTGTAATATCGGTCATTGCTTTGAATGCAGAGTTCGTGTTAATGAAGAAAAAATAGTAAGGGCATGCTTAACGCCTGTCTCAGAAGGAATGAGAATATATTCGTTATCTTAAGTTTACTTAAAGTAGGTGAAGTAAAGTGTCAGACCTTCTTATCATTGGAGCTGGGCCTGCCGGGTTAAGTGCAGCAATTGCTGCAGCAGAAGAAGGACTATCGGTTACGGTGATTGACGAATTTCCGAAGGCAGGAGGGCGTCTTCTCGGGCAGCTTCATCAAGAACCGAACGGTGAATGGTGGAATGGTATACAGAAAGGAGAACAACTTAGTCAACGGGCTCTTCAATCAGGGGTAACGATTCAGTGTGAGGTATCCGTTTATGATATCAGTCAATCGAAAAATGGATGGGACGTATACACCACCAGGGGGGAATACAAAGCTGAAAAACTGCTTCTAGCTACAGGAGCTACAGAAAGTCCTATTCCAGTGAAAGGGTGGACCCTTCCGGGAGTAATGACTATAGGAGCAGCTCAGATAATGGGAAATGTTCATCGAGTAAAGCCAGGAAACTCATGTATCATTATTGGAGCCAACGTGTTGTCTATGGCGATTGCGAATGAACTAAAGTTATGTGGTGTAAATGTTAAAGAAATCATTATTCCTAAAGCAGATATTACATCAAACGAAGCCGGGAATCCTGAACAGGTTTTATCTTCTTTAATGCGATTGACACATCTTGCACCTACTCCTATACTTCGCCAACTAGGTAAAATAGGTAAAAGGGTACATCCCAAAATTGCAATAAGGCTTTTTCCGAAAAAAGGCATCAGAATGTTTGATATTCCACTTCACCTTAAGACTGTTGCTCTAGAAATCGTAGGAGATCGTTTTGCTACCGGAGTACGGACAGCGAATATTAAGGCAAACGGTGAAATTGATCATACAAGTGAAAAAGTAGTGGACGCTGACTTTGTATGTATTGCGGGAGGATTAACCCCTTTATCAGAACTTGCTTCAATAATCGGCTGCTCGTTCAAATATATACCAGAGCTAGGTGGTCATGTGCCTGTCCACAACGAACAAATGCAGACGAATATTCCTGGTCTTTATGTAGCTGGAAATATAACAGGTATTGAAAGCGCGAAAGTAGCAATGGCTCAAGGAAGAGTTGCTGGGTTGGCTATAGCTGCAGATAGTACGAACGATTGGGAGCAAATGGAGACGTCAATGAATAAAGCAATTGAAAATGTTAACATTACCAGAGATAAAGCTTTAATCCAGTTTCATCCTTGTATTTCTGATGCGCGTAAGAAGTTCTATCAAAAGTCTGAAGTTGATCTAACACAAATATCGAAAATTAAAAAAAGGGAAGCTTAACTTCAAGTAACAAATCATTATTAACCATTTGTAACGAGACTATGAAAGGTGGAAGCATAAAAATTATGAGACTTTTACTAGTAGGCGCAACTGGTACTCTTGGAACAGCGGTTGCAAATGAAATGGAATCTGATGCGGATATTATAAGTGCGGCTAGAACGAATGCTGATGTGAAGGTAGACATTACATCAACTGAGAGTATTAAAGAGATGTTTAATAAAGTTGGTGAAATAGATGCACTGGTCTGCACAGCTGGGGCAGCCCACTTTGGTCCCGTAAGGGAAATGACCCCCGAGCAAAATTTAGTGGCTGTTAATAGTAAACTTCTTGGACAAATTAATTTAGTCCTTCTTGGTCTTGATTACATTCGGGAAAATGGAAGTATTACATTAACGACAGGTATTTTAATGGACGATCCGTTAGTTACAGCATCTTCAGCTGCCATGGCAAACGGGGGAGTGCAAGCTTTTGTGAGGTCTGCGGCAATCGAACTACCTAAAAATATTCGTATTAATAATGTAAGCCCAACGATGGTTACTGAAGCAAAAGAAAAGTATGGTTCGTTGTTTAAAGGGTTTAAACCTAGAGAAGCTAAGGATGTAGCCCTTGCATACAAGAAAAGTATCCTAGGAGCCCAGTCCGGTCAAACGTATAACGTTTATTAATTTCTTATTTGACTGCTATTAAATTTACCATCATCTAGCAGATGCTATTTAAAATGATTTTTCTGTGTAGAAGAAAACTAATGTCAATAAACGAACTTATTCTTAAAGGGGTATGAAAAACTGCTTTGGATAATCCTTCCTTAGCAAAAGGGATTAATGTCATGAATGGTAAAGTTACTCTAGAAGGAGTAGCTGATGGGTACAAGTATACAAATATTTATGAGGCGCTTGAAAATAAAGAGTATGCAATGACCACTTGAATTTGATGATGCCATTTACTAGTCAAGTCTGAGGTTTGAAAACTAGAATAGAGTATGGCGGGGTTAAGGCTATTTTAAATGACCACACAACATCAATGTTAATGTTGTGTGGTCATTTTTTATATTTAGAGACTACATGGGAGATTGTGTTGAAATTATCATTGAAACTGTTTAAATTATATGAAATTTCAAAAAATAAAAAAAGGATAAAACGCTTTCATAGAGAATAGCATTCATGAAGACTTAATAAAGTCATTAGAAAAAGTAAGTAAGTCAAGGAGAATACAGATGAAAAGAACAGGCGATTTGAAGTTAATCCAGGAATTGAACCGCTTCATCATACTGGATACGATCAGGCAAAAAGGCCCGATATCCAGGA includes:
- a CDS encoding aldehyde dehydrogenase family protein, which translates into the protein MQATIRDYESVLRDKTDVQKMYINGDWIESSSKKTREILNPANNEVIATVTQADSSEVDFAVQSAKAAFYKNGWNTTYARTRADLLLKVADKLEERKEEFAMLETLNNGKIYEDSMVDIEDAINQFQYYAGLATKPHGQTYEVPDEIQAMVVREPMGVAALIAPWNYPLVMATQKMSAALAAGCTVVVKPDKQTPLTLIRLFEVIDEVGFPKGVANLVLGTGSIIGDTLVNHPDVDKVSFTGSTDTGKHIMKNAADTVKNISLELGGKSPNIVFADADFDTAVDYALLGIFAGTGQICSAGSRLILESSLYEQFVEELIARAKKIKIGPGWDENTEMGPLISKDHMNRVLDYIRIGKAEGAELLCGGKQVVDGDLAQGNYVEPTIFSHTTPEMRIVQEEIFGPVLVIQVFDTEEEAIELANGTDYGLAAAVFTNDGAKAQRVIRKLQAGITWINTYHPTFNEAPWSGYKQSGFGGGDLGTYGFEEYLYKKQVNTALEVKPSGFYKG
- a CDS encoding FAD-binding oxidoreductase, producing MNSFDVVVIGAGIIGCSVAYHLSKAGYTVALVDKGDVASGTSSRCDAVALICDKKPGIDTEMGFTSIQLYKQLAKELSFDFEFSSRGSLYVCETDQELEIANYYVNEQAAAGYVMKMVDGKELLDIEPYLATDLAGGIWTEVDSTMNPYLVCFAFVEEAKKYGLKLFSNHEVKAIKKRPDGSVEAVVTDKTTIHTKKVVNCAGVWAGKIGQMVGIDIPIKPRKGMVLVSEKTKPVVSQKVHEFGYMLSKFEDINYSRNVSKVVEENNIAFTIEPTEAGNFLLGGHRSFKGYDITSENRVMRGIAERALRFLPVLKDIACIRSYAGIRPWVVDHLPIVSDVEEVPGFYIASGHEGDGISMAPITGRMMTQLISNHETDFNIDRLKFSRYKQSSQII
- the dapA gene encoding 4-hydroxy-tetrahydrodipicolinate synthase encodes the protein MYKPTGMIPAMPTPFNDEGNIDFDSYNRLIDHLIDGGVHCLLAGGSTGEYSLMSMDERKSVLKAAVETAKGRVPIMAGTSAHKTEDTLELTRYAAEIGADCALVINPYYLKTSEQGILDYYTKLAKNADIGIVIYHYPVATSVELSPELIAELSKIDGIVGVKNTTDQEHTCKVIALTKDQDDFSVLTGFEHLILPTLAVGGDGATGIVHNLVPKEIVQMYKLFTEDRDIEGAIEINQKLLPLYDYVEAEPVPGPVKAGLDILGIKGGHVREPLVPASEELKQKMGQALSELGYEVQTV
- a CDS encoding aspartate/glutamate racemase family protein — protein: MSINQSREYGRISEGSNTRIQMKKGQYVSGYSVGILFLDGCWYPTLPGNVANLSTYDFPVVMKVVPGCTQERIHAGDPTLVDDIIAAALKFEKEGAKVICGACGFLGNYQEQVANAVDIPVFLSSVIQLPWIKQGLKSEQSVGVLTADINGLTDDLFHSCGVDNTEYIKVKDLGRLPEFSAITESRGSFDTDIVRREVVKASLELVHNHPDMGAVLLECSDLPPYAADIQRAVGLPVYDFITMIRWAHMATSQKPYGGFL
- a CDS encoding (2Fe-2S)-binding protein — its product is MAVISDDDKIICRCEEVSLSTIKDIVHHFHCSSREVKLRTRAGMGYCGGRICRTIIEKVVQDINNEKVSNESQLSYRPPIRPVTFGQLGGSWNDDES
- a CDS encoding (2Fe-2S)-binding protein; its protein translation is MTMRVECHPVLGNLENQRRITIYYDDQAYQAYEGDTIASAMMAEGVKTLRYHEVSGKGRGVYCNIGHCFECRVRVNEEKIVRACLTPVSEGMRIYSLS
- a CDS encoding FAD-dependent oxidoreductase, which gives rise to MSDLLIIGAGPAGLSAAIAAAEEGLSVTVIDEFPKAGGRLLGQLHQEPNGEWWNGIQKGEQLSQRALQSGVTIQCEVSVYDISQSKNGWDVYTTRGEYKAEKLLLATGATESPIPVKGWTLPGVMTIGAAQIMGNVHRVKPGNSCIIIGANVLSMAIANELKLCGVNVKEIIIPKADITSNEAGNPEQVLSSLMRLTHLAPTPILRQLGKIGKRVHPKIAIRLFPKKGIRMFDIPLHLKTVALEIVGDRFATGVRTANIKANGEIDHTSEKVVDADFVCIAGGLTPLSELASIIGCSFKYIPELGGHVPVHNEQMQTNIPGLYVAGNITGIESAKVAMAQGRVAGLAIAADSTNDWEQMETSMNKAIENVNITRDKALIQFHPCISDARKKFYQKSEVDLTQISKIKKREA
- a CDS encoding short chain dehydrogenase, whose product is MRLLLVGATGTLGTAVANEMESDADIISAARTNADVKVDITSTESIKEMFNKVGEIDALVCTAGAAHFGPVREMTPEQNLVAVNSKLLGQINLVLLGLDYIRENGSITLTTGILMDDPLVTASSAAMANGGVQAFVRSAAIELPKNIRINNVSPTMVTEAKEKYGSLFKGFKPREAKDVALAYKKSILGAQSGQTYNVY